The sequence below is a genomic window from Nitrospirota bacterium.
GCGAGATCGAGGACTATCTGGATACGGGAAAGGCGCGGGTCGCGGTCTCGATACCCGTTGATTTTTCCAAAACGATCTCTTCAGGCGGCACCGCACAAATCCAGGTGATCGTGGACGGGAGTGATTCCAATACCGCGACGATCTCCCTGGGGTATCTTTCAGCGCTCATGGATGTCTACGGTCAGCGAGTGACCGGCGGGCGGACCAGGCCTCTTATTGAACCCCAGGTCCGGGTCTGGTACAATCCGGAATTGAAATCGAGGAACTTCATCATCCCCGGCCTGATAGCGGTCATCATGATGGTGATAGCCGCTCTCCTCACCTCCCTTACGTTTGCGCGGGAATGGGAGCGAGGGACCATGGAACAGCTGATCGCGACCCCGGTGAAACCGCCGGAGGTGGTCCTCGGAAAGCTGGCGCCGTATTTCCTCATCGGGTTCATCGATATGGTCATTTCCGTAGTGATGGCCGTTTTCCTTTTCGAGGTCCCCCTGAAAGGCAATATTATCATACTCGCCGTGGTCTCGAGCGTTTTTCTATTTGGCGCTCTCGGGCTCGGTATCGTCATTTCCATCGTTGCGAAATCCCAGCTCGTCGCAAGCCAGATCGCGATGGTGGCGACCTTTCTTCCGGCGTTCCTCCTGTCGGGCTTCATGTTCGCCATCTCCAACATGCCGATGCCGCTTCAACTGTTATCCCGCCTGATCCCGGCACGCTACTTCGTGACGGTGCTGAAGGGGATCTTTCTGAAAGGGAACCCGGTGAGGATCCTCGTGGTAGACGCGATATTTCTCCTGTTCTTTGGCGTGATCGTCTTCATGGCAGCGAACAGAAAATTCAGGAAGAAGATGGTGTAAGTACAGTTCGGAGACTTCGACGAGCTCAGCCGAGTCGTTCGGAGTGGGGATCATTCGACTGTCGCTCATGATGGTGAGCATGAGTCGAACCAGTTCGGAGTGCAAAGTTAAAGCATCAGGGTGCGGGGTACAGGGGTCAGGGGGCAGAACGAAAAAAAATGAAAAAAAGTTTCGAGCGCATAAAACAGATGGTGATCAAAGAGTTCATCCAGGTCCTGCGGGACAAGCGGATGAAGGCGATCATCTTTGTGGTGCCGGTCCTCCAGACGCTGGTATTCGGGTTTGCCGTGACGACCGATGTGAACAATATCCCGACCGCCGTCATCGACCTGGATAATTCATATGAAAGCAGGGAACTCGTAAGACGGTTTGCGTCCTCGGGCTATTTCACCGTTCTGGCCACGCCGTCAAGTCCCGGCGCGGTCCGGGAATTGCTGGACCGGTCATCGGTGTCCATAGCCCTTCAGATCAATCGTGGATTTTCCGCCGATCTGAAGAGGAAAATCCCCGCTTCCATCCAGGTGCTCGCCGACGGCACGGATTCCAACACCACCATGGTTGCCGTGGATTATGCAGGCAGGATCATCAAAAAATATGCTCAGGACAGTGCGGACCCTGACGCACACTCGCCGGCCCGGATCGACGTGCGGCAGAGAGCGTGGTACAATCCCGAGCTGAAGAGCAAGAACTACAACGTGCCGGGCGTCATCGCAATCGTGATCATGCTGACTTCGCTCCTGCTGACGTCCATGGCCGTGGTGCGCGAGCGGGAGATGGGGACCATGGAACAGCTCATGGTTACCCCGCTCAAGCCGGTGGAAATGATAATGGGGAAGACCATCCCGTTTGCCCTGATCGCTTTTTTTGACATGATCTTTATAACGGTCCTCGGAGTGGTGATCTTCAATATTCCCATCAATGGCCCCTTATGGCTTCTTCCCCTGTCAACCGCTATTTATCTTTTGTCCGTGCTCGGCATCGGTCTTTTCGTCTCAACCGTAGCGAAAACGCAGCAGCAGGCGCTCATGGCCACCTTCCTGTTCTTTATGCCCGCGATCCTTTTGTCGGGATTCATGTTCCCCATCGAGAACATGCCGGTCATCTTCCAATACCTTACGTTTGCCAACCCCCTCCGGTATTTCCTCGTCATTATCCGCGGGATATTCCTGAAGGGGAACGGATTCAGCATCCTCTGGCCGCAGATGCTTTCACTGTTCATGCTCGGCGCCGCCGTCTTCACCCTGAGTTCGCTTCGGTTCAGAAAAAGGCTTGGTTAAAAAAAACCGCCCGGACCCGGATTTCAGCCCAAAAATATGATATATTTCAAAAAACCGGGTATCCGGTTCGGCATTCAGGAGAGTGATCAAGAACATGGATAAGGGCCAACTGAAAATACGCACCATCATCATAATCTTTGCTTTATTGGCTTTTCTGACGGCATCAATAGGCGGATACCTCTTCTATTCCTCGCTT
It includes:
- a CDS encoding ABC transporter permease; protein product: MKKSFERIKQMVIKEFIQVLRDKRMKAIIFVVPVLQTLVFGFAVTTDVNNIPTAVIDLDNSYESRELVRRFASSGYFTVLATPSSPGAVRELLDRSSVSIALQINRGFSADLKRKIPASIQVLADGTDSNTTMVAVDYAGRIIKKYAQDSADPDAHSPARIDVRQRAWYNPELKSKNYNVPGVIAIVIMLTSLLLTSMAVVREREMGTMEQLMVTPLKPVEMIMGKTIPFALIAFFDMIFITVLGVVIFNIPINGPLWLLPLSTAIYLLSVLGIGLFVSTVAKTQQQALMATFLFFMPAILLSGFMFPIENMPVIFQYLTFANPLRYFLVIIRGIFLKGNGFSILWPQMLSLFMLGAAVFTLSSLRFRKRLG
- a CDS encoding ABC transporter permease, which codes for MKLLRVKAIAKKEILQIRRDPLSLAMAFLMPILLLFIFGYAITLDVNNLTTIVYDADRSSMSRELTAELTASGYFSIVRTAEVQREIEDYLDTGKARVAVSIPVDFSKTISSGGTAQIQVIVDGSDSNTATISLGYLSALMDVYGQRVTGGRTRPLIEPQVRVWYNPELKSRNFIIPGLIAVIMMVIAALLTSLTFAREWERGTMEQLIATPVKPPEVVLGKLAPYFLIGFIDMVISVVMAVFLFEVPLKGNIIILAVVSSVFLFGALGLGIVISIVAKSQLVASQIAMVATFLPAFLLSGFMFAISNMPMPLQLLSRLIPARYFVTVLKGIFLKGNPVRILVVDAIFLLFFGVIVFMAANRKFRKKMV